The sequence below is a genomic window from Labilibaculum sp. DW002.
TTCAAGACGATAAGTGGTTAATTATATCGCATGAAGATGAAGACTTTGAAGATTTAGAAGAGGTCAAAACCTTCATTTTTGATGAATTAAAAGATAGAGTTGAATTAAATGATTTTGATCCAGAATGTAAAGAACAAATTGACAACTGGATTGATGAAAAATTGGTGCCAGTACAATAATATCGATATTACATAGTCTTAATGATCCATTTTAAGCAGAATTTTAAAGTGCTGATATACCATTAATCTGTTTAAATTATCAAATTTGCAGTACCCACACAGTACCTATGCTGACATATAGCCTGATTTTATTGCTGTAGTGGTGATGCTGGCTGGATCACGAAAAAGGATAACAGAAATGTTGTCCTTTTTTTTTGTGCCTAAAAACAACAAAATTCTTAGCAAGTCTTCCTTCTACTTCACTTTGATTTACCTCGGTTTTAATGGCTTATCCAAATGATTAATAAAATTTCATAATTAATGAATCATGTTTCATTCATTAACTACAATAAAGTCGTATTTTTGATGTTTATATTGAGTAATAAATAGGAGTATTCATAAACAAATTAAAAATAAATGAAACGCTTAGTATTAATTTTTTTAAGCCTTGCAGTAGCAGTACTTTTCTCAACCTCGTGTTCTAAAGACGACGAAACTCAAGCCAGTTTTGATGAGTCATTGATTATTGGAAAATGGAAAAGTGGGACTTTATTTGAAAGATACGATTCTGACAAATCGGGTGCTACCTGGGATACTGCTGATGATGTTAAAGAGGAAGAAGCTCAGGAATTTACCTGGACGATAAACAAAGACCAGTTGGAGCAAATTCATATCATCGTAAGTGGCGGTAAAGTTCCAAAAGTATACACCATCACGAACTTAACGGCATCATCAATGGAATATAAAGACGCTTACGGGGAAATAACATCATTCAGTAAACAATAATAAGATGCGGATATTAAAAAAAGTTGGAATAGCTTTACTGGGATTTGTTTTTGTATTGATACTAGCTGCCTCAATAGGCATGTGGTATCTTTTTACACCAGAGAAATTAAGCCCAATCGTTAATAAACAGGCAAAAGAATATTTAGCCTGCCATACAATGATAGAAAAAGTTGAACCAACTTTTTTTAGTACCTATCCGTTTTTTGGACTTGAGTTAACGAACCTTTGTTTGACAGAGAAGACAAATGCACCGAAAACTGATACAATCTTATATGCACCCAAATGCTTTGCCTCCTTAAATGTACTCTCGTACTTATTGGATGGTAATATAAAACTTGACCCCTTTCTTGTTGAAGATGCTTATTTGAATTTCAAAATAAACTCATCGGGGCAATCTAATTTCGATATTTTAAAGAGCAGCTCCAATTCGACAGAAGCTGATTCGGAAGCATCATCTTTAGGTGATATGGACATTAGTAATGTTAAATTTAAGAATTGCAATGCCAATTATACAGATGAGTCAACATTTAGAAAGGCTAATATCAGTAACTTAAATGCTAAGCTCGGGCTTAAATACAGCAAGGAGAAACAAGCTCTTAATTTGGATATGCAGCTAAATCGATTGTTGTTTGCAACATCCGACTCGATGGCTCTTTATCTTGATGCACAGAACTGTGATCTAAAGATTACTTCTAAGGCTAAAGACAAAAATCTATTCGATTCCGATTTAAAGCTTGTTTGTAAAGCCATGTCGTTTTCTATGGCTGGTGATACCATTTTATCCAAGATGAAATTTGATACACACTTGCCTTTTAAAGCCAATCTATCTGAAAATACTTATAATTTTGAAGAGGCCAAACTCCTTGTTAACGATGAACAAGCCATTTCCTTCAATGGTCTTGTAAGCATCTTAAAAGATTACTCTATATCTACCGATATTGAATACTCAACCAAGGAATTGAATATTGAAAAAATTATAACTCTTGTTCCCAAAGCCTATTCTGAGCCACTAAAAGATATACGAGCTAAGGGCTATGCACAAGTCTCGGGATCAGTAAAAGGACTTATTTCAGAAACAAGCACGCCCCTTGTAACAGCAAATATTGAATATTATAAGGGTGAAATTAAATACACTGGTTATCCAAGTGTAAAAGACATTCAATTATCCATGTCTACTCAGGTGGATCTGAATAAAAAGCAGAATTCGGCCGTTACAATCAATAGTAGTTCTGCCAAAATAAAGCACAGCACGGTTTCTCTTAAAGGAGAAATTTCGAATATTCTGGAAACGCCAGCCTACGACATTTACTCGAAGGGTAATTTCAGCTTAGCCGATTTTAAATCGTTTATACCCAAAGATCAAAACATAAGTGTTCGGGGGTCGGTTAATGGTAACCTGCATGCCCGATTCTCTCAGTCTGATTTAGACAAGGAGGCCTATCACCGTATCTATTTAACCGGCGATTTTGAAGCCCGGAATTTTTATGCAAGCTATAACGACAGTATTAAGGTAAACCTACCTTCGGCAAAACTGAAGCTTGATTTACCCAGCCAAAACAGAGCAGACAAAAACCTTAGGTTTGCCAACATCAAAATTGATGCACCAAACTTAAATGTCAACATGTCTCCTTCGATGCGTGCGGCAAGTGAGAATCTTGAACTTTCTGTCGATATCAATCAGCTGGTAAAAGGCATTTCTACCCCCATATCGGCATGTCATTTTAAATTTGGCAGCCTTAATGCTACAGCCGATACTTTATCTCTTATTGCCAATAATGCAGAGGGACAATTTCAATATGCCCCAACACTTAAAGCGAAACAAGAAATTGCTCTTATCAATTCTACAATTAATAGCCAAGAAATTGTAATCGCTGGCAAAGACTCTGTTCTCTTTAATGCTAATGAGCTGTATGCCAAAACAAATTTGAAATACGATGACTCACAAAACAATCTGATTCTTAAATGGCAGCCCGAAGTGGCCATTAATTTCTCCGATGCCATTTATAACCTAGGTAAGCAGCTAAAAGGTGAGATCCCAAATATATCGTTTACGCTTGATCCCGATACAATGGCGATTAAGAAAGCCGATGTGACTTTAGGTAAATCCGATTTTAGCCTTAGTGGTCAACTAACCGACATATCTAAATACATCAACAAGCAAGCATTGCTTAAAGGAAACTTTAACTTGATCTCTAAAAATACCGATATTTATGAGCTGATGGATATTTTTAGTGGCATGGGAAGTCAAGACTCAAGCCTTGCTAGCAATGAAACTCTTACCACTGAAGATGATCCATTTATGGTACCCAAAGGTGTCGAAATTCGATTAAACACAGCAATCAATCAGACTATCGTAAATGATAATATTATCGAAAATATTAAAGGTGGCTTAACCGTTAAGGATGGTACGCTTATTCTGGACCAAATGGGTTTTACAAGCCGGGCGGCCAATATGCAATTAACGGCTATGTACCGTTCAGACAGAAAAAATCATTTGTTCAGTGGCATCGACTTTCACCTTTTAGATATTGATGTTGCTGAACTCATTGATTTAATTCCTTCAGTTGACGCTATGATTCCAATGCTAAAATCATTCAAAGGGAAAGGTGAATTTCATTTGGCTGGAGAAACCTATCTTAAGAGCGATTATTCTCTTAAACAATCTACAATTCGTGGTGCGGCAGCTTTCCAGGGACAAGAACTAACCCTTATGGATACCGAAACATTCGATATGATTGCAAGTAAACTCCTCTTTAAGAAAAAAACAGAAAATATTATAGATAGCCTGAGTGTTGAGATGACTTTATTTAAGGATGAAATTGATTTATATCCTTTCCTTATTGTCATGGATAAATATAAAGCCGTTATTTCCGGACGTCATAATATGGATAATCACTTTAACTACCACATATCGGTGACAGATACGCCTCTACCCGTTAGGTTAGGCTTAAATGTAAGCGGCACAATGGAAGATTTAAAATATAAGCTTGTTCCTTGTCAATATAAACATCTTTACAATCCAAAAAAACAGGGCGCACTGGAAGAGCGAACTTTACGTTTAAAAAAGCTGATCTCGGAATCGCTTAAGGAGAATGTTAAGCCTGTTAAATAGAGTGATAGCTTATCTGAACTTTTTTATGGCAGCATAGCAATATCATCATGGGATAGTTACCTATTTCTTTACGGATGTGGGCGTATATGGTAAATGTAAAATAAAGATGCAATCAGTTAATTTAATCTACTTTTCTCCAACAGGAACAAGTAGAAAAGTTGTTAAGGCCATTGGACAGGAATTAGCAGCAAAACAAATAAATGAGTTTGATATTACGCAAACTGACTTTAATTATAAAGATTTTGGCAGTGGATTGACCATTATTGGTATACCTGTTTACAAAGGTCGTGTACCTGCTGAAGTTATTCCGCGATTGAAATATTTTAAAGCAAAAAACGCACCAGTGGTTTTAGTTGCTGTTTATGGAAATAGAGATTTCGATGATGCGCTGCTTGAACTAAAAGATCTTAGTGTAGAATTAGGTTTTATACCTATAGCTGCTGCAGCTTTTATTGGAGAACATTCTTATTCAATAGAAAGTAAACCGATTGCAAAAAATCGTCCAGATGAGGCAGATTTTTTGAAGGCAAAACAATTTGCAGGAGAGATTCTAAAGAAATTGAAGACGAACGATGGCATCGAACTAAAGATTTCTGGTAATTGTCCATATAAAGTTGCGCCCAATGCTCCAGTCATGGCACCAAGAACCATTGCTGATAAATGTACGCTTTGTGGCATTTGTGCCGATGTTTGTCCCGTTGATGTAATTGAGCTAGGCAAAACGGTAATTACGAATGCAGAGGCTTGTATTTGGTGTTGTGCATGTGTTAAAGCTTGTCCTGAAGAGGCACGAGTTTTTGATACACCACTGATCAGTCAAATAACAAATAACCTATTCGAAAACTGTTCGGAACGCAAAGAACCCGAATTTTTCCTCT
It includes:
- a CDS encoding lipocalin family protein codes for the protein MKRLVLIFLSLAVAVLFSTSCSKDDETQASFDESLIIGKWKSGTLFERYDSDKSGATWDTADDVKEEEAQEFTWTINKDQLEQIHIIVSGGKVPKVYTITNLTASSMEYKDAYGEITSFSKQ
- a CDS encoding AsmA-like C-terminal region-containing protein — encoded protein: MRILKKVGIALLGFVFVLILAASIGMWYLFTPEKLSPIVNKQAKEYLACHTMIEKVEPTFFSTYPFFGLELTNLCLTEKTNAPKTDTILYAPKCFASLNVLSYLLDGNIKLDPFLVEDAYLNFKINSSGQSNFDILKSSSNSTEADSEASSLGDMDISNVKFKNCNANYTDESTFRKANISNLNAKLGLKYSKEKQALNLDMQLNRLLFATSDSMALYLDAQNCDLKITSKAKDKNLFDSDLKLVCKAMSFSMAGDTILSKMKFDTHLPFKANLSENTYNFEEAKLLVNDEQAISFNGLVSILKDYSISTDIEYSTKELNIEKIITLVPKAYSEPLKDIRAKGYAQVSGSVKGLISETSTPLVTANIEYYKGEIKYTGYPSVKDIQLSMSTQVDLNKKQNSAVTINSSSAKIKHSTVSLKGEISNILETPAYDIYSKGNFSLADFKSFIPKDQNISVRGSVNGNLHARFSQSDLDKEAYHRIYLTGDFEARNFYASYNDSIKVNLPSAKLKLDLPSQNRADKNLRFANIKIDAPNLNVNMSPSMRAASENLELSVDINQLVKGISTPISACHFKFGSLNATADTLSLIANNAEGQFQYAPTLKAKQEIALINSTINSQEIVIAGKDSVLFNANELYAKTNLKYDDSQNNLILKWQPEVAINFSDAIYNLGKQLKGEIPNISFTLDPDTMAIKKADVTLGKSDFSLSGQLTDISKYINKQALLKGNFNLISKNTDIYELMDIFSGMGSQDSSLASNETLTTEDDPFMVPKGVEIRLNTAINQTIVNDNIIENIKGGLTVKDGTLILDQMGFTSRAANMQLTAMYRSDRKNHLFSGIDFHLLDIDVAELIDLIPSVDAMIPMLKSFKGKGEFHLAGETYLKSDYSLKQSTIRGAAAFQGQELTLMDTETFDMIASKLLFKKKTENIIDSLSVEMTLFKDEIDLYPFLIVMDKYKAVISGRHNMDNHFNYHISVTDTPLPVRLGLNVSGTMEDLKYKLVPCQYKHLYNPKKQGALEERTLRLKKLISESLKENVKPVK
- a CDS encoding EFR1 family ferrodoxin (N-terminal region resembles flavodoxins. C-terminal ferrodoxin region binds two 4Fe-4S clusters.), with translation MQSVNLIYFSPTGTSRKVVKAIGQELAAKQINEFDITQTDFNYKDFGSGLTIIGIPVYKGRVPAEVIPRLKYFKAKNAPVVLVAVYGNRDFDDALLELKDLSVELGFIPIAAAAFIGEHSYSIESKPIAKNRPDEADFLKAKQFAGEILKKLKTNDGIELKISGNCPYKVAPNAPVMAPRTIADKCTLCGICADVCPVDVIELGKTVITNAEACIWCCACVKACPEEARVFDTPLISQITNNLFENCSERKEPEFFL